A window of Pelomonas sp. SE-A7 genomic DNA:
GCGGCCGCGCAACATCGGCAATGCCAAGACCCAAGGCATAGAACTGGAAGCCAAGTTCCGCCTGGACGAGTTCTTCGACGACGCGATCCCGCTGTCCATCCGCAGCAACCTGAGCGTCTTCCACTCCAGCGTCGAAGGCATTCCCGGCCCCAACAACAAGCTGGACCAGCAGCCCAAGGGCGTGGCCAACTTCGGCGTGGACTACCGGCTGCGCAGCGCGCCGGTGACCGTGGGCGGCAGCATCAACTTCACGCCGGCCAACCAGATCCAGCAATCGGTGCTGACCGCGGCCACCACGAGCAAGAAGCGCGTATTCGACGCCTTCGCGCTGTGGAACGTCAACATGAACACCGGGCTGCGGCTGAGCGCCACCAACCTGTCACCGCTGGACTACAGCAATGGCAGCGTGATCACGACCACGGACCAGCGGATCACCACCGAAAGCGGCGGCCGCACCTTCACCCAGTGGCAGCTGCGGCTGGAAATGCGGATCTGAAGCGCCCGGCGGCTCAGGGATGCTTGGCGGCCGTGCGCGCGGCCTTGCTGGCCGGCTTGCCTTCGGGCTGGCCGGCCGAGGTCGGCTGGCCCTGCTGGATCTCGGCATTCAGGGCCGCGAACTGGGCGCTGGCCTCGGGCTCGTAATGGCGCATCAGGGCCAGGCCGCCCAGCGTTGCCACCAACACGGCAGCGGCCGTGCCGAACATCCAGCTGTTGCGCCGCGGTGCGGCAGCACGTGATTGGCGAGCGCTGCTGCTCGAAGACGCTGAGGCCCGCGAACGAGCCAGGCGCTGCACCCGCGCCGCCTGCTTGCGGCCCGAAGGCGACAAGTCCACTTCGAAGCTGAGCCGCTCGCCGACCTGCGGCATCTGGGCATCACCCGGGAAGGCCGAGATGCGGACGAACAGCGGCTCGCCCCCGTCCTGGGGTTCGATGCTGCCGACGCCTTGATCGTCGTTCCAGGTTTTCAGCTTGCCTTCGAATCGCATAGGTCTGCCCAACTGTGTTTGCTGCTCGGTCTTTGATGGATGCCGGACCGCGTTTGCGGCCATGGCGGCATCTTGGACCGAAAGGCGCTCTCGGGCCCGCAACACGATGTAAGAGCTGTTGCCTGGGCGGCGGGCAATCCCAAGCAAGGCGGCCCTGACAAATTGCCAGGGCCGCCGGGGGCTTCCATCAGTAACAACCCTAGGCATCCCCAGGACTAGCGGCCGCCTCCCAGCAGCCGCGCCGGCAGGAACAGCAGGGCCTTGAGCAGGGCGAACACCGCCTCCAGGCCGATGCCGACCAGGCGGAACGGCAGGCTGACCAGCCAGACCAGGGGCCACAGCACGAGGGCCAGCAAGGCCAGCGGCCAGCAGACCACGAACAGCAGGCACCAGAGCAGGAAGCCAATCATTTCAGCGCTCCTTGTTCAGCCGGCTCACTTGGAGGTCGGCAAGAGGTACTTGTCCAGGAATTCCTTGATCTGGCGGTTGGCCTCGATCTGGTTCTTCTTCTTGGCAAAGCCATGGCCTTCGTCCGGGAACACCAGGTACTGGACCGGCACGCCGTTCTTCTTGACCGCCTCGACGATCTCGTCGCTCTCGGGCTTGATCACCCGCGGGTCGTTGGCGCCCTGGATCACCATCAGCGGCTTGCGGATCTCCTTGGCATGGAACAGCGGCGAGGTGGCGATCAGGAAGTCCTTGTCCTTCACCGGATCGCCAATCTCCTGGTACAGGGCCTTGCGGAAGCTCTCCCAGTAGGGCGGGATGGATTCCAGCGTGCGCAGCCAGTTGCTGACGCCGAAGATGTCGACGCCGACCTTGAAGGCCTCGGGCCGGAAGGCCAGGGCCGCCAGCGTCATGTAGCCGCCGTAGCTGCCGCCCATGATGCCAATGCGCTCATGGTCGATCACGCCGGTCGAGGCCAGGTAGGTCTTGGCCTCGATGCAATCCCACAGCGGCTCGCGGCCATGCTTGCCGTCGTCGGCGGTGTAGAAGCTCTTGCCATAGCCCGAGCTGCCGCGGTTGTTGATGCCCAGCACTGCATAGCCGTGGTTGGCCAGGTACTGGGCCAGGGCGTTGTAGCCGCGCATGGTCTGGCCGCCGGGGCCGCCATGGACCAGCAGCACGGCCGGCACCTTGTGGGTCGGCGAAGCTTCCTTGGGCAGGTAGTAGACCGAGGGCACGACCATGCCGTCGAAGGACTTGAAGCGGACGATCCTGGCCTCGACCAGGTCGTTAGGGTCGATCTCCTTGCTCATGCTGCGGCTCAGCTGCGTGGTCTTCTTGCTGGCGAAGTCATGCACGAACAGGTTGTTGGGCGAGCGGTCGCCGTTCACGTAGAAGGCCATCTTGCCGCCGCTCTTGGAGAAGCTGACGCCGCGCAGCTCGCCCTCGGGCAGCTTGGGCAGCACCATGTCCTTCTCGTTTTCGCGGATGCGCGGCTGGATGCTGGCGTCGACGTTGACCCCGGTGACGCGGAAGCGGCCGTCGCGCGAGTAGTCGCTGTAGACGATGTCCCAGTCGGCCTTCTCCAGGTCGCTGACCTGGCCGCTGGCCAGGTCGTAGGCGATCAGGCGGCTGAACTCGCTGCCGTCGTTGGTGGTCAGCAGCAGGCGCTTGGAGGCCGGGTCGAAGGTGGCGGCGCCGTAGCTGGCCACGCCCTGGTGCGCCGTGATGTGCTTGCTGGTCTGGGTCTGCGTGTCGTAGAGGTAGACGTCCGAATCGGAGGTCGTGTTGGTCTTGCCCAGGGCCATCCAGCGGCCGTCGCGGCTGATGGCGCCGGCCGACATGCCGGTGTCGTTCTTATAGACCAGGGTGCGGGCGTAAGTCTTGGCGTCGTAGCGGTAGATGTCGAAGAAGCGCGGGTCACGCTCATTGCTGCTCACGTAGAAGGCGCTCAGGTCGCCGCTCCAGCCGGCGAACGAGGCCTTGAGCTTGTCGCCCGGCGTCAGGTCCTTCTCGCTGCCGTCCAGCTCGCGCACGTAGAGGTGGTTCTGCTCGTTGCCGCCCTGGTCGCGGGTGAACAGCACGCGGTCGTCGTCGGGGAAGTAGCCGACGGCGTAATGGCTCTCGGTCGTCGACTTGGTCAGCGCCACCGGTTCGCCGCCGCCAACGGCCACCGAGTAGACATTGAAGATGCCGGTGACATTGCTGGAGAACAGGATGCGCTTCTCGTCGGCGCTGAACGAGGCCCCGCCGACGGAGACCGTGGCCATGAACTGCTCGATGGTGTAGCGCTTGGGCGCCTTGGCCGCGGCCTTGGCTGCCGGCGTGGCCGCCAGCGCGGCCGGCGGCGTGAGGCTCAAGCCCAGGGCGGCGGCCATCAGGCTGGCGCCGAACATCTTCTTGTAGGCGGACTTCATTGTGTTTCTCGCTCCTATGGATGGGTGCCGGTCCCTGCCGGCTGGGCGCGACTATAGGAGCGGCCCACCCCCAGGCACAACCAATCCCCTGACAGGCTGCAGGATGGCGAGATGGACGGCGCTCAGCCGCGCCTGAAGCGGCTGCGCCCGGCCACGAAGGCCTGGGCCAAGTTGCGCTCGTCCGAGAGCAGCAGCCAGGCGAACACCCGCTCGTGCAGCTCGCGAGCCACGGTGTCCCGCTGCTCGGCCACCGGCCCATGGGCCCAGTCCCAGACGCAGACATCGGCCAGGCGGCCGGTCTCGAAGGAACCGATCTCCTCGCCCAGGCCCAGGGCCTTGGCTGCGCCGCGGGTGGCCGAATGCAGGGCCGCCCAGGCCGACAGCCGCCGGCCGCCCAGCGCCTGCACCTTGTAGCCATCGGCCAGGGTGCGCTGCATGGACAGCGAGGTACCGCCCCCCACGTCGCTGGCACTGCTGACCGCGAAGCCGGCCTCGCGCGCCGCCGTCCAGTCGAACAGGCCGCTGCCGAGGAACAGGTTGGACGAAGGGCAATGGGCGATCTGGGCGCCGGTCCGGGCCAGCACGCGGCGGTCCGCCTCGTCCAGCCAGATGCCATGGGCCAGCACGGCGCGCGGATGCAGAAGGCCCTCGCGGGCATAGACGTCCAGGTAGCTGCGCGCATCCGGGAACAGCTGGGCCACCCAGTCGACCTCAGCCCGGTTCTCGGCCACATGGGTCTGCATGTACAGCGTGGGATCGGCCTTGCAAAGGGCGCCGGCCATGGCCAGCTGTTCGGGCGTGCTGGTGGGGGCGAAGCGCACGGTCACGGCATAGGCCAGGCGGTCGCGGCCATGGAAACGCTGGATCAGGTCCACGCAGTCGCGCTCGGCCTGGGCCACGTCGTCGCGCAGGCCGTCGGGTGCGTGGCGGTCCATCAGCACCTTGCCGGCGATCATGCGCATGCCGCGGCTACGGGCCGACTCGAACAAGGCCTCGGCCGAACCCTTGTGCACCGTCGGGAAGACCACGGCCGAGGTCGTGCCATGGGCCAGCAGCGCGTCGACGAAGCGCTCCGCGCCTTCATGGGCCACGGCCGGGTCGGCGTAGCGGCGCTCGGCCGGGAAGGTGTAGCGGTTCAGCCAGTCCAGCAGCTCGCTGCCATAGCTGGCGATCACGTCAAGTTGCGGGCAGTGGACATGGGTGTCTATGAAGCCCGGCAGTATCAGCTTGCCGGCGTGGTCGATGCGCTGGTACTCGGGCCCAGGCTCCTCGGCCTGGATGCCGGCGATGCGGCCCTGCTCGTCGATCAGCAGCCAGTGGTTGGGGCGGAAGCGCACGGCCGCATCGTCCTCGGCACCCCAGGCGGGGGCCGCCGAGAAATCGAGCAGGTCGCCACGAAGGGCTGTCTTTGCGGTCTGGGAGGTCTTCTGATTCATCGTCATTCGGGTTTCACGCGGGCCGCGGCCGGCGCATTGGCCACCAGGCTGCGCGCCACTTCGCGCACCTGTTCTCGCAGCCAGCGCATGGGCGCGGCGGCGTGGCTGAGTTCATGCCAGAGCTGGTAGTAGGCCATGGGCGGAAAGGCCACCGGGCAGCGCAGCACCTTGACCGGCAGATCACCCAGGTAGCGCGAGCAGAACAGCCGGCCGGTGGTCAGCACCAGCAGGCTGTCGGCCACCATCGCAGGCAGCTGGCCGAAATGGGCGCAACGCACGGCGATACGGCGGCTCAGGCCCTGGTCGGTCAGGTGCTGGTCGATCACGCCGGGCTGGCCGGGGCTCAGCGGCATGGGCGCCAGGTGCTGGCAGGCCAGGTATTTGTCGACGGTCCAGCCGCGACCATTGCTGCGGGCCATCGGGTGCTTCTCGCTGACCAGGCAGACGACTTCGTCGCTGAGCAATCGGCCCAGATGCAGCTCGGCCGGCGGCTGCAGCCAGTTGCCTATGACCAGGTCGACCTCACCGCGTGCCAGGCTGGCCCGGTAGTCGTACTCGGCCGACAGCGGCTGCAGGTCGAGCATCAGACCCGGCGACAGGCGCTGCAAACGGGCCACCAGGGTGGGCAGAAAAAGCGGATCGAGATAGTCGCTGGCGGCAATGCGCACCCTCAGCTCGGCCGAGGCCGGGTCGAAGCCGCTCTTGCGCCGGCGCTCGCCGAACAGCTGGTCGGCATCCTGCAAGAGGCGCTGGGCCGGGGCCAGCAGGTCCAGCGCGGCGGCCGTTGGCGTCATGCCGGCACCGCTGCGCACCAGCAGCGCATCGCCGGTGAGCGTGCGCAGCCGCCTCAGCTGGGCGCTGACGGCGGGCTGGCTCATGTGCAGACGCATCGCAGCCCGGGAAACGCTGCGCTCGGTGATCACGGTATGCAGGACACGGACGAGTTGAAGCTCGATCTTGTCGAAAGTCGCGCGCAAGCTCATAAGCCTTGAGGCATGGTGGACATGCCCGGAATCGTATAGGCATCTTCGCCGCTTGCAGTTAAGGTCACGCGATGGAATCCCGCGCGCGTCCCCTCCGTTTCTTCCACCGTGGCGAAATCCGCGAAATCAGCGGCCTGCCGGTCACGACCACGGTGCTGCAGTACCTGCGTGAGCACGCCCATTGCACCGGCACCAAGGAAGGCTGTGCCGAAGGCGATTGCGGCGCCTGCACCGTGCTGGTCGGCGAGCTGGACTCGCAGGGCGAGCTTCAACTCAAGAACGTCAACGCCTGCACCCAGTTCCTGCCCACGCTGGACGGCCAGGCCCTCTTGACGGTCGAGGACCTGGGCACGCCGGAGTCGCTGAACCCGGTCCAGCAGGCCTTGGTCGATTGCCACGGCTCGCAATGCGGCTTCTGCACTCCCGGCTTCGCGATGACGCTGCAGGCCTGCTACGAGCGCCATGGCGAGGCCGGCACCCGCCCCAGCCGCCAGCAGCTGGCCGACGACCTGGCCGGAAACCTCTGCCGCTGCACCGGCTACCGGCCGCTGCTGGATGCCGGCGAGCGCATGTTCGAGCTGCCGGCCCATCACCTGGACCGCGCCCCCCTGGCCGCCGCGCTCAAGACCCTGGCCCAGGATCCGCCACTGCACTACGAGGCGGCGAACCCGGCCTTCGGCGGCCGCACTGACCGCTTCGATCAACCGCGCACCATCGACCAGCTCGCCACGCTGCGCGAAGCCAACCCGCAAGCCCGGCTGCTGGCCGGCTCCACCGACATAGGCCTCTGGGTCAACAAGCAGTTCCGCGACCTGGGCGATGTGATCCACCTGGGCGGCGTGGCCGAGCTGCGGCAGATCCGCCGCCAGGCGCTGAATGGCGCACCGGCGCTCTGGATTGGCGCCGGCGCCTCGCTGGAAGAAAGCTGGTCGGCCCTGGCCGAGGCCGTGCCTGCGCTGCGCGAGCTCTGGCTGCGCTTTGCCTCGCCGCCGGTGCGCAATGCCGGCACCCTGGGCGGCAATGTGGCCAACGGCAGCCCGATCGGCGATGGCGCTCCGGCCCTGATGGCCCTGGGCGCCCAGCTGCTGCTGCGCAAGGGCTCGCGCCAACGGCAACTGGCCCTCGAGGATTTCTACCTCGACTACATGAAGAACGCTCTGGAGCCCGGCGAGTTCCTCGAAGCGATGCTCGTGCCCCTGCCGGACGATCACACCACGCTGCGCGCCTACAAGATCGCCAAGCGCTACGACAGCGACATCTCGGCCGTCTGCGGCGTGCTGTCACTGACGCTGGACCCGGCCACCCATGAAGTCCATGCCGCCCGCTTCGCCTTCGGCGGCATGGCCGCCACCGTGAAGCGCGCCAACCAGGCCGAATGCGGCGTGGTCGGCCAGGTCTGGAGCCACGCCACGGCCGAGGCCGCCGCCGCGGCACTGGCGCGCGACTTCACGCCGCTGAGCGACATGCGCGCCAGCAGCGGCTATCGCATGCAGGTGGCGCAGAACCTGTTCCGAAAGCTCTGGCTGGAGACCCGGCCGTCACTGGCCCTGGCGCCGCGCCATGCCAGTGTCTGGATGGCGGTCTCTCACGATGACGAGGTGCGCGCATGAACAAGCCGGTCGACCTGCCGCAAGTGGTCGGCACCAGCGCTGCCCACGAATCGGCGGCCCTGCATGTCAGCGGCCAGGCCAGCTACTGCGACGACATCGCCGAGGCCCAAGGCACCTTGCATTGCGCACTGGGCCTTTCGCCCATCGCCCATGGCCGGCTGCTCGGCATCGATATCGAGCTCTTGAAGCAGCAGCCCGGCGTGGTGGCCGTGCTGACCGCGGCCGACATCCCGGGCGAGAACAACTGCGGCCCGCTGATCCACGACGACCCCATCCTGGCCGAGGGCGAGCTGCGCTTCCTGGGCCAGCCGGTGTTCGCCGTGATCGCCACCGACCGCGAGCTGGCCCGCCGCGCCGCAGCGCTCGACAAGCAGGCGATCCGCTGTGAGGCGCTGGAGCCTGTGCTCACCGCCCGCGAGGCCCATGCCAAGGGCCAATACGTGCTGCCGCCCATGCATCTCAGCCGCGGCGAGCCGCAGCAGCAGCTGGCCGCGGCGCCGCACCGGCTGCAGGGCGAATGGTCGGTCGGTGGCCAGGAGCAGTTCTATCTGGAGGGCCAGATCAGCTATGCCCTGCCCCAGGACGGCCAGGCGGTGCTGATCCACTGCTCGACCCAGCATCCCAGCGAGATGCAGCAGCTGGTGGCCCATGCGCTGGCCTGGCATTCGCACCAGGTGCAGGTGCAGTGCCGGCGCATGGGGGGCGGCTTCGGCGGCAAGGAGTCTCAGTCGGCCCAGTTCGCCATCGTCGCGGCCCTGGCGGCGATGAAGCTGCGCCGGCCGGTCAAGCTGCGCCTGGACCGCGACGACGACTTCCTGATCACCGGCCGCCGCCACGGTTTCGACTACCGCTGGGACGTGGGCTATGACGACCAAGGGCTGCTGCTGGCGGCCGAGATCGAGCTGGTCTCCAACGCCGGCCACTCCGCCGACCTGTCGGCCCCGGTGATGGCGCGGGCGCTCTGCCATTTCGACAACGCCTACTGGCTGCCCCATGTGGCCATGCACGGCTTCTGCGCCAAGACCAACACGCAGAGCAATACCGCCTTCCGCGGCTTCGGCGGGCCGCAGGGCGCGCTGGCGGTCGAGGTCATCCTGGATTCCATCGCCCGGCGGCTGAAGCTGGATCCGCTGCTGGTGCGCCAGCGCAATTTCTACCGGCCCGGGCAAGACCTGGCCCCCTATGGCCAGCAGGTCAGCGACAACATCATCCAGCCGCTGACCGACCGCCTGGTCGAGACCAGCAACTACCACCAGCGCCGCGCCGTCATCCAGGCCTTCAACGCGACCAGCCCGGTGCTGAAGAAGGGCATGGCGCTGACGCCGGTGAAGTTCGGCATCTCGTTCAACGTGGTCCACCTGAACCAGGCCGGCGCCCTGGTCCATGTCTACACCGACGGCTCGGTGCTGGTGAACCATGGCGGCACCGAGATGGGCCAGGGCCTCAACACCAAGGTGGCCCAGGTCGTGGCCCATGAGCTGGGCGTTCCGCTGAGCCAGGTGCGCGCCTCGGCCACCGACACCAGCAAGATCGCCAACACCTCGGCCACGGCCGCCTCGACCGGCTCCGACCTGAACGGCAAGGCCGCGCAAGACGCCGCCCGCAAGATCAGGCAGCGCCTGGCCAAGCTCGCCGCCGAGCTGCTGGGCGGCGCGCCCGAAGCCCTGAGCTTTGCCAACGGCCTGGTCACGAGCGGCGAGGCCTCGATTCCGTTCAAGGAGCTGGTCTCGAAGGCCTACTTCGCCCGCATCCAGCTCTGGAGCGATGGCTTCTACGCCACGCCCGGCCTGCACTGGGACCGCGCCAAGCTGCAGGGCCATCCCTTCTACTACTACGCCTATGGCGCGGCGGTGTCCGAGGTGGTCGTCGACACCCTGACCGGCGAAAGCCGCGTGGTCCGCGCCGACGTGCTGCACGACGTGGGCCAGTCGCTGAACCCGGCGCTGGACATAGGCCAGGTCGAGGGCGCCTTCGTGCAAGGCATGGGCTGGCTGACCATGGAAGAACTGGTCTGGCATCCCAAGTCCGGCCTGCTGAGCACCCACGCTCCCTCCACCTACAAGATCCCCACGGCCAACGACAGCCCGGTCGACTTCCGCGTCGCCCTGTTCGACCAGCCCAACCGCGAGGACAGCATCCACCGCAGCAAAGCCGTCGGCGAGCCGCCGCTCTTGCTGCCCTTCTCGGTGCTGCTGGCGATCAAGGATGCGGTGGCAAGCTGCGGACCGACCGGCTGCGATCCCGAACTGCGGGCACCTGCCACGGCCGAGGCGGTGCTGAAGGCGGTTCAGAGCCTGGCGCGCTGAGGGCGGACCTGTCCGCCCTCGCCATGGCCCTCACGCCATTTCACTGGGAGCTGGCGCCACGCTGCCCCGATAAGCCCAGAAGCGCGGCAGCGCAAAGCCGGTTGCGATCACGCCGACCAGGCAGATCGCGCCACCCAGCCAGATCGAGGTCGACAGCCCCCAGGCATCGGCCATGAAGCCGGCCCGTGCATTGCCGATCAGCGGCCCGGTCAGGTAGCTGATCATCTCGATGCCGGCCAGGCGGCCGCGCATCTCGTTGGGGATGGTCTGGTTCCAGATCGTGCCGCGGAACACGCCGCTGACCATGTCGGCCGCGCCGGCCACGGCCAGGCAGGCCAGGCCCAGCAGCAGGCTGGGCGCAAAGCCCAGGGCCACGATGCCCAGCGCCCACACGGCCGCCGCGATGACGACGGCGCGGCCATGGCGCGAGACCCGGCCGGTCCAGCCGCTGAACACGCCTATCACCAGGGCACCGACCGACATGGCCGACAGCAGCCAGCCCACGGACTCGGTGCGGCCGTCGGCGGCGGCCATGGCCGGGAACAGCGCCACCGGGAAGGCGAAGGCCATGGCGACGATGTCGACGAGATAGGTGCCCATCAGCTCGGGCCGCTTCCAGGCGAAGCGCAGGCCCTCGGCCAGATCGGCCAGCAGATGCGGTCGCTCGGCCGGCGTCTCGGTCGCTCCCAGCGCCTCGCGCGGGATGCGGTAGATGAAGAACAGGGCCGCGACGAAGGTGAAGAAGTCGAACAGGTAGGCACCGACCGCGCCCCAGGTCGCCAGCAGCACGCCGGCCAGGGCCGGCCCGGCCACCATGCCGACCGTGCCCCGCACCGACGACAAGGCGGCGACGGCGGCGAACTCTTCCGGCCGCGCCAGCTTCTGCGTCAGCGCCTCGAGCGCCGGGCGATGAAAGCCGCTGGCGGCCTGCAGCACGGCGACCAGCAGATAGATCGCCCACACGCTGGCCGCGGCCGACATTGCATTGGCCAGCAGGCCCGCGAGGCACAGGGCCATCACCCCCTCGGACGCCAGCAGCAGGCGCTTGCGGTCCACACGGTCCGCCACCGCCCCGCCCAGCAGGCCGCACAGCACCACCGGCACCAGTTGGACCAGGCCCAGCAAGCCCACCTGGGCATTGGAATGCGTCAATTCGTAGAGCTGCCAGGGCACGGCCACGTAGCTGACCATGGTGCCCAGGCCCGAGATGAACTGGCTGGCGAAGAGGCGGCGGAAGGCGAGGTTGTGCCGCAGGGGGGCTATGTCTAGGAGCATGGCTTGAGTTTGTCAGGGCGTACGGTCCGGGCTAGCGAAGCGGACCGCGGGTTGCTTGCGAGTGCTGCAGAATCCGCGGCGGCAGTATCTCAACCGCTTCAAGGCCTCCACATGCGCCCCCACTTGCCGCTGCTTCTCACAGTCTTGCTCGTATGCCGCAATGCAGTAGGTGCACCTGGTGAAGAACCCCTCGACGTGCGGGACCCAGCTGAAATCAAGTCTCATCTGCTTGCTCCACCGCAAGTCATTCGCACCGCCTGGCGTGACCTGACAAAACAGGACGTGTCTGACAGTGGCTGGCTCTTCCAGATCTCAGTCGATGCCACTGGACGAGTCAAGCGAGCCGACCTCAAGTTCGGCCCAGCGGCCAATCGCAGGGAGGCAGTACGGGCAGCCATGGCCATGCAGTTCAACCCCTTTCTGCGCGACGGGCGCGCCGTGCCGGTTCGGTTCGAATACGCCATCCAAGGGGAGGTCAATGACTATGACGGCCCGGTGGACCGATCATTTCCGGCAGCCATTGACCCAAGGCAAGTCCGTATCGCGCTTCGGCGCACCGGCTGCTTTGGCTCTTGTCCGGACTATTGGGTAGAGCTGCGAGGCGACGGCAGCGTCAGCTACCGCGGCTTCCAAAACGTCGTCGTCAGGGGCGAGCATCACTGGCGGGTAGAGCCGGCTGCAGTCCATGCCTTGATCGAGAGGTTCAGGTCGGCGGATTACTTGAAGCTGAATGGCTATTACACGATCGATGCCACTGATCTGCCGACCTACGTGACACGGCTGAGTATTGGGCGACACAAGAAGTTTGTTCTCGACTACGGCGGCGGCGAAGTCGGTGAAGTACTCGCCGCAACTTCCTTCGGTGTCGCTGACCCCAAGATGCCGGGCGCAGTGACCGAACTTGAGGACGCCATAGATGCCGCTACCGGCGTCAATAGCTGGGTCCGTGGCGACGAGAGCACGCTCATCAAGCTACGCAAGGCAAAGTGGAGCTTCCGATCACAGGCAGCTGGGCAA
This region includes:
- a CDS encoding cold shock domain-containing protein; the encoded protein is MRFEGKLKTWNDDQGVGSIEPQDGGEPLFVRISAFPGDAQMPQVGERLSFEVDLSPSGRKQAARVQRLARSRASASSSSSARQSRAAAPRRNSWMFGTAAAVLVATLGGLALMRHYEPEASAQFAALNAEIQQGQPTSAGQPEGKPASKAARTAAKHP
- a CDS encoding prolyl oligopeptidase family serine peptidase — encoded protein: MKSAYKKMFGASLMAAALGLSLTPPAALAATPAAKAAAKAPKRYTIEQFMATVSVGGASFSADEKRILFSSNVTGIFNVYSVAVGGGEPVALTKSTTESHYAVGYFPDDDRVLFTRDQGGNEQNHLYVRELDGSEKDLTPGDKLKASFAGWSGDLSAFYVSSNERDPRFFDIYRYDAKTYARTLVYKNDTGMSAGAISRDGRWMALGKTNTTSDSDVYLYDTQTQTSKHITAHQGVASYGAATFDPASKRLLLTTNDGSEFSRLIAYDLASGQVSDLEKADWDIVYSDYSRDGRFRVTGVNVDASIQPRIRENEKDMVLPKLPEGELRGVSFSKSGGKMAFYVNGDRSPNNLFVHDFASKKTTQLSRSMSKEIDPNDLVEARIVRFKSFDGMVVPSVYYLPKEASPTHKVPAVLLVHGGPGGQTMRGYNALAQYLANHGYAVLGINNRGSSGYGKSFYTADDGKHGREPLWDCIEAKTYLASTGVIDHERIGIMGGSYGGYMTLAALAFRPEAFKVGVDIFGVSNWLRTLESIPPYWESFRKALYQEIGDPVKDKDFLIATSPLFHAKEIRKPLMVIQGANDPRVIKPESDEIVEAVKKNGVPVQYLVFPDEGHGFAKKKNQIEANRQIKEFLDKYLLPTSK
- the guaD gene encoding guanine deaminase encodes the protein MNQKTSQTAKTALRGDLLDFSAAPAWGAEDDAAVRFRPNHWLLIDEQGRIAGIQAEEPGPEYQRIDHAGKLILPGFIDTHVHCPQLDVIASYGSELLDWLNRYTFPAERRYADPAVAHEGAERFVDALLAHGTTSAVVFPTVHKGSAEALFESARSRGMRMIAGKVLMDRHAPDGLRDDVAQAERDCVDLIQRFHGRDRLAYAVTVRFAPTSTPEQLAMAGALCKADPTLYMQTHVAENRAEVDWVAQLFPDARSYLDVYAREGLLHPRAVLAHGIWLDEADRRVLARTGAQIAHCPSSNLFLGSGLFDWTAAREAGFAVSSASDVGGGTSLSMQRTLADGYKVQALGGRRLSAWAALHSATRGAAKALGLGEEIGSFETGRLADVCVWDWAHGPVAEQRDTVARELHERVFAWLLLSDERNLAQAFVAGRSRFRRG
- a CDS encoding LysR family transcriptional regulator produces the protein MSLRATFDKIELQLVRVLHTVITERSVSRAAMRLHMSQPAVSAQLRRLRTLTGDALLVRSGAGMTPTAAALDLLAPAQRLLQDADQLFGERRRKSGFDPASAELRVRIAASDYLDPLFLPTLVARLQRLSPGLMLDLQPLSAEYDYRASLARGEVDLVIGNWLQPPAELHLGRLLSDEVVCLVSEKHPMARSNGRGWTVDKYLACQHLAPMPLSPGQPGVIDQHLTDQGLSRRIAVRCAHFGQLPAMVADSLLVLTTGRLFCSRYLGDLPVKVLRCPVAFPPMAYYQLWHELSHAAAPMRWLREQVREVARSLVANAPAAARVKPE
- the xdhA gene encoding xanthine dehydrogenase small subunit; its protein translation is MESRARPLRFFHRGEIREISGLPVTTTVLQYLREHAHCTGTKEGCAEGDCGACTVLVGELDSQGELQLKNVNACTQFLPTLDGQALLTVEDLGTPESLNPVQQALVDCHGSQCGFCTPGFAMTLQACYERHGEAGTRPSRQQLADDLAGNLCRCTGYRPLLDAGERMFELPAHHLDRAPLAAALKTLAQDPPLHYEAANPAFGGRTDRFDQPRTIDQLATLREANPQARLLAGSTDIGLWVNKQFRDLGDVIHLGGVAELRQIRRQALNGAPALWIGAGASLEESWSALAEAVPALRELWLRFASPPVRNAGTLGGNVANGSPIGDGAPALMALGAQLLLRKGSRQRQLALEDFYLDYMKNALEPGEFLEAMLVPLPDDHTTLRAYKIAKRYDSDISAVCGVLSLTLDPATHEVHAARFAFGGMAATVKRANQAECGVVGQVWSHATAEAAAAALARDFTPLSDMRASSGYRMQVAQNLFRKLWLETRPSLALAPRHASVWMAVSHDDEVRA
- the xdhB gene encoding xanthine dehydrogenase molybdopterin binding subunit; amino-acid sequence: MNKPVDLPQVVGTSAAHESAALHVSGQASYCDDIAEAQGTLHCALGLSPIAHGRLLGIDIELLKQQPGVVAVLTAADIPGENNCGPLIHDDPILAEGELRFLGQPVFAVIATDRELARRAAALDKQAIRCEALEPVLTAREAHAKGQYVLPPMHLSRGEPQQQLAAAPHRLQGEWSVGGQEQFYLEGQISYALPQDGQAVLIHCSTQHPSEMQQLVAHALAWHSHQVQVQCRRMGGGFGGKESQSAQFAIVAALAAMKLRRPVKLRLDRDDDFLITGRRHGFDYRWDVGYDDQGLLLAAEIELVSNAGHSADLSAPVMARALCHFDNAYWLPHVAMHGFCAKTNTQSNTAFRGFGGPQGALAVEVILDSIARRLKLDPLLVRQRNFYRPGQDLAPYGQQVSDNIIQPLTDRLVETSNYHQRRAVIQAFNATSPVLKKGMALTPVKFGISFNVVHLNQAGALVHVYTDGSVLVNHGGTEMGQGLNTKVAQVVAHELGVPLSQVRASATDTSKIANTSATAASTGSDLNGKAAQDAARKIRQRLAKLAAELLGGAPEALSFANGLVTSGEASIPFKELVSKAYFARIQLWSDGFYATPGLHWDRAKLQGHPFYYYAYGAAVSEVVVDTLTGESRVVRADVLHDVGQSLNPALDIGQVEGAFVQGMGWLTMEELVWHPKSGLLSTHAPSTYKIPTANDSPVDFRVALFDQPNREDSIHRSKAVGEPPLLLPFSVLLAIKDAVASCGPTGCDPELRAPATAEAVLKAVQSLAR
- a CDS encoding MFS transporter, encoding MLLDIAPLRHNLAFRRLFASQFISGLGTMVSYVAVPWQLYELTHSNAQVGLLGLVQLVPVVLCGLLGGAVADRVDRKRLLLASEGVMALCLAGLLANAMSAAASVWAIYLLVAVLQAASGFHRPALEALTQKLARPEEFAAVAALSSVRGTVGMVAGPALAGVLLATWGAVGAYLFDFFTFVAALFFIYRIPREALGATETPAERPHLLADLAEGLRFAWKRPELMGTYLVDIVAMAFAFPVALFPAMAAADGRTESVGWLLSAMSVGALVIGVFSGWTGRVSRHGRAVVIAAAVWALGIVALGFAPSLLLGLACLAVAGAADMVSGVFRGTIWNQTIPNEMRGRLAGIEMISYLTGPLIGNARAGFMADAWGLSTSIWLGGAICLVGVIATGFALPRFWAYRGSVAPAPSEMA